DNA from Demetria terragena DSM 11295:
GCGAGAGTCGAGAAGATCAGCGCGTCGGATAACCCGACGGATGGGTCGACCTCGCCCAACGGGACGCGCATCCATTTGCCGATCCACAGCGTGACCAGCACCCCCGCCACTACGCCCGAGGACAGCAAGATCACTTGCAGCGTGCGCCCGGCCGCGGTGACGTAATAGCCATCGAGTACGTCCTGAGCCGTACTCACCACCGAGAGCCCGACCAACAGCACGACCACACCGGTGGCGATGACCACCGAGGGCGTGAGACCCAACTCCAAGGGAACTCGCGTGATCTTGCTCAACGCCCAGATCGACAACGCCACGATGGTCGGAATCGCGGCACCCACCGCCTGAGAGAAGAAGGCCGGTAGCGCGGCGAGCGCCAAGCGACGCTGCACCCGGTCGATCGTCGCCGCGATACACGCCGTCAGCAGGATCTGCCAGATGCCACCGCCCAGCAGGGCGGTAATGCCCGCGCCAAGGAACGCCATCGCCACCGTGACGATGTTCCGCTGGTACGGGTGCGGCTGGTTCACGATCTTGTCGAGTCGATCGCGGGCCTGGATATCCTCGTACGGGTTATCGGCCTCCACGATGTCGCGGACGAGTTCCTGGAGCGCCTCGAGGCGAGTGAAGTCGGCGGCCGTGCTCGGCACGATGCGCATCACCGTGACGGGGTCGCGGAACGGTCCGCGGTGGTAGGACACCGTGATCGAGGTCAAGGTCACGTCGACGCTGATGGATCGCAGCGAGTAGGCCCTGGTCAGCCGCAACACCGTGCCCGTGACATCCGACGCGGACGCGCCCGTCGCCAGGAGCGCCTCCCCCGTGCGCAACGCCAGGTCGAT
Protein-coding regions in this window:
- a CDS encoding threonine/serine ThrE exporter family protein, translating into MTQDSPTPPPRRYRPGPAELRLRAGRVLRSHVPPTMPIGVRGDEDGPGDQYAREVIDLALRTGEALLATGASASDVTGTVLRLTRAYSLRSISVDVTLTSITVSYHRGPFRDPVTVMRIVPSTAADFTRLEALQELVRDIVEADNPYEDIQARDRLDKIVNQPHPYQRNIVTVAMAFLGAGITALLGGGIWQILLTACIAATIDRVQRRLALAALPAFFSQAVGAAIPTIVALSIWALSKITRVPLELGLTPSVVIATGVVVLLVGLSVVSTAQDVLDGYYVTAAGRTLQVILLSSGVVAGVLVTLWIGKWMRVPLGEVDPSVGLSDALIFSTLAAFVCSSANAVVSYTGLRATAAAGAIGALAWFIFRVVNGLGMELVGATAVAAIVVGASSQFMAATFKLPSLALATGGIVPLVPGLSVYRGIFEMVNGAPDGEGLNALVSAGALGLALAAGVSLGSLPVRRLQADRLQRKLLRRSAGDARE